A single region of the Pontibacter kalidii genome encodes:
- a CDS encoding DUF7149 domain-containing protein → MLQHNTLRPKQALNKAYLRLKTSRTEIEQFKLALTALLDNINLHETEEHAKNHLRDFLRLTFYDKYGVNTKGKTDLVIHTGNNTKSNAGVLLEVKRPTNKADMPTTDNLNYKATHELLLYYLRERLEHHNHDMRHLIVTSVHEWFVFDAFEFDRLFFRNTQLKKDFADWSAGRKASGSTDFFYKEIAAPYIASLQENISYTYFNLKEYEKPLRNQNPKDDVKLVQLYKLLSPAHLLKEPFANDANSLDRDFYLELLHIIGLEEVKEGGRKLIQRKAKPNPGSLLEAAYQKLRSEDLISGLDNPYSYGSTREEQLFNVALELCITWMNRILFLKLLEAQLISYHHGDKKYGFMSTVNLREFDDLNELFFDVLAERPEKRSASVKSKYNHIPYLNSSLFETTALEKRTLRISNLKDRSLLPLYPQTVFRRTQGKDFINKHPELHTLEYLLRFLGSYDFGAEGKEEIQEENKTLITASVLGLIFEKINGYRDGSFYTPGFITMYMSREAIRRAVVQRFSEKYGWNIDTSSAGPGFESLQLRIHQNYTLESIKEYNQLLNSMRICDPAVGSGHYLVSALNELIVLKHDLRILTNRQGKPLHYGSIEVQNDELIVTDLHGEPFSYTVTEHPDGHRSINPQVQELQEALFHEKQTIIENCLFGVDINPNSVKICRLRLWIELLKNAYYTAPESINGEPGSGKYTQLQTLPNIDINIKQGNSLLSRYPLTADLKEAFGKKGHSLQAYREAVLKYKHTNSKADKKQLEAFLEEIKQGFKTTLANNDPLRKKMADLRGQISVMQNPDLFGAKKVDKKQLQQKQKQLQKLDDERQAIETNKVYEGAFEWRFEFPEVLDEEGKYKGFDVVLGNPPYIRQEELGSFKLYLQKAYSTYAGTADLYVYFVERGIELLRQGGQFSYILPNKWMRAGYGQALRNWLQNYRLEQLLDFGDLPVFEEATTYPLILAVAKYEPEAGYTFEAANIKTLKYEQGLEAYVLQHKYEVQADLLPDSGWTLSDSTAQQLLEKLKNTGTPLGEYVNGKIYRGVLTGLNEAFVIDEATKERLILEDPRSAEIIKPFLAGRDVKRYQPPKSDKYLILFPAGFTKERAGKSINEQQAWEWLQESYTSVAEFMAPFAEKAAARWDKGEFWWELRACAYYDEFEKPKILYPDISLKGDFTIDRSGGWYMANTCYFFNCNDKFILALLASKLILYYYKETSASVRGGYLRFFSQYVSQLPIATPDEETKASITQLVEQILSIKQADPAADTLELEAEVDVLVYRLYNLTYEEVLLVEPGFSMPREAYELAPGMVAKV, encoded by the coding sequence ATGCTGCAGCACAACACCCTACGCCCGAAGCAGGCGCTGAACAAGGCTTACCTGCGACTGAAAACAAGCAGAACCGAGATAGAGCAATTTAAGCTGGCGCTGACGGCGTTGCTGGATAACATAAACCTGCACGAGACGGAGGAACACGCCAAGAACCACCTGCGTGATTTTCTGCGGTTGACTTTTTATGATAAGTATGGGGTGAACACCAAGGGCAAGACCGACCTGGTGATCCATACCGGAAACAATACCAAGAGCAATGCCGGGGTGCTGCTGGAGGTGAAGCGGCCCACCAACAAGGCCGACATGCCCACCACCGACAACCTCAACTACAAAGCCACCCACGAGCTGCTGCTCTACTACCTGCGCGAGCGCCTGGAGCACCACAACCACGACATGCGCCACCTCATCGTAACCAGCGTGCACGAGTGGTTTGTGTTTGATGCTTTTGAGTTTGATAGGCTGTTCTTTCGGAACACGCAGCTGAAGAAAGACTTTGCCGACTGGAGCGCCGGGCGCAAGGCCAGCGGCAGCACCGATTTTTTCTATAAAGAGATTGCCGCGCCCTACATTGCCAGCCTGCAGGAAAATATCAGTTATACTTATTTTAACCTGAAGGAATACGAGAAGCCGCTGCGCAACCAGAACCCGAAAGACGATGTGAAGCTGGTACAGCTCTACAAGCTGCTCTCGCCGGCGCATTTGCTTAAAGAGCCCTTCGCTAACGACGCCAACTCCCTGGATCGCGATTTTTACCTGGAGCTGCTGCACATCATCGGGCTGGAGGAAGTGAAGGAGGGAGGTCGCAAACTGATCCAGCGGAAAGCTAAACCTAACCCCGGCTCGCTGCTGGAGGCCGCTTACCAGAAACTGCGCTCCGAAGACCTGATATCGGGCCTCGATAACCCCTACAGCTACGGCAGCACCCGCGAGGAGCAGCTGTTTAACGTGGCCCTGGAGCTGTGCATCACCTGGATGAACCGCATCCTGTTCCTCAAACTGCTGGAGGCGCAGCTCATCAGCTACCACCACGGCGACAAGAAGTATGGCTTTATGAGCACCGTGAACCTGCGCGAGTTCGACGACCTGAACGAGCTGTTCTTCGATGTGCTGGCCGAGCGACCCGAAAAGCGCAGCGCCAGCGTGAAGAGCAAGTATAACCACATCCCGTACCTCAACTCTTCGCTGTTCGAGACCACGGCGCTGGAGAAACGCACGCTGCGCATCTCTAACCTGAAAGACCGCAGCCTGCTGCCGCTCTACCCGCAAACCGTTTTCCGCCGCACACAGGGCAAAGACTTTATAAACAAGCACCCGGAACTGCACACGCTGGAGTACCTGCTGCGCTTTTTGGGCAGCTACGACTTCGGGGCCGAGGGCAAGGAGGAGATACAGGAGGAAAACAAGACGCTGATCACGGCTTCGGTGCTGGGGCTGATCTTTGAGAAGATAAACGGCTACCGCGACGGCTCCTTCTACACGCCCGGCTTTATTACCATGTACATGAGCCGCGAAGCCATACGCCGTGCGGTGGTGCAGCGCTTTTCGGAGAAGTATGGCTGGAACATCGACACCAGCTCGGCCGGACCAGGATTCGAATCCCTGCAGCTCCGCATCCACCAGAACTATACTTTAGAAAGTATAAAGGAGTATAACCAGCTCCTCAACAGCATGCGCATCTGCGACCCGGCGGTGGGCTCGGGGCATTACCTGGTGAGTGCGCTAAACGAGCTGATCGTGCTAAAGCATGACCTCCGGATTTTGACGAACCGCCAGGGCAAGCCGCTGCACTACGGAAGTATAGAAGTACAGAACGATGAGCTGATCGTGACCGACCTCCATGGCGAACCCTTCAGCTATACCGTAACCGAGCACCCCGACGGCCACCGAAGTATAAACCCGCAGGTGCAGGAGCTGCAGGAGGCTCTTTTCCATGAGAAGCAGACGATTATTGAAAACTGCCTTTTCGGGGTGGATATTAACCCGAACTCGGTCAAGATCTGCCGCCTGCGCCTCTGGATAGAGCTGCTCAAGAACGCCTACTACACCGCCCCCGAAAGTATAAACGGAGAGCCAGGCTCGGGCAAGTATACCCAGCTGCAGACACTGCCCAACATCGACATCAACATAAAGCAAGGCAACTCGCTGCTGAGCCGCTACCCGCTCACGGCCGACCTGAAAGAGGCCTTTGGCAAGAAGGGCCATAGTTTGCAGGCTTACCGCGAGGCCGTTTTAAAGTATAAACACACCAACTCCAAGGCCGATAAAAAGCAACTGGAGGCGTTCCTGGAGGAGATTAAGCAGGGCTTTAAGACCACGCTGGCCAACAACGACCCGCTGCGCAAGAAAATGGCCGACCTACGCGGGCAGATCTCGGTGATGCAGAACCCCGACCTGTTCGGGGCCAAAAAGGTAGACAAGAAGCAGCTGCAGCAAAAGCAGAAGCAACTGCAAAAGCTGGATGACGAGCGCCAGGCCATCGAGACGAACAAAGTATACGAGGGGGCTTTTGAGTGGCGCTTCGAGTTTCCGGAGGTGCTGGACGAGGAAGGAAAGTATAAAGGCTTCGATGTAGTGCTGGGCAACCCGCCGTACATACGCCAGGAGGAACTGGGCAGCTTTAAACTATACTTGCAGAAGGCCTACAGCACCTACGCAGGCACCGCCGACCTGTATGTATACTTTGTGGAGCGCGGGATAGAGCTGCTGCGCCAGGGCGGGCAGTTCAGCTACATTCTGCCGAACAAGTGGATGCGCGCCGGTTACGGACAGGCGCTGCGAAACTGGCTGCAAAACTACAGACTGGAGCAGCTGCTGGACTTCGGTGATTTGCCCGTGTTTGAGGAAGCCACTACCTACCCGCTTATACTTGCCGTGGCCAAGTATGAACCTGAGGCTGGCTATACCTTTGAGGCCGCTAATATAAAAACGCTAAAGTATGAGCAGGGGCTGGAGGCATACGTGCTGCAACACAAGTATGAGGTGCAGGCCGACCTGCTGCCTGACTCCGGCTGGACGCTCTCCGACAGCACCGCGCAGCAACTGCTGGAGAAGCTGAAAAACACCGGCACACCGCTGGGCGAGTATGTAAATGGAAAAATTTACCGTGGCGTTCTTACTGGTTTAAACGAGGCTTTTGTAATTGATGAGGCCACCAAAGAACGACTTATACTGGAAGATCCGCGAAGTGCGGAAATCATCAAACCGTTTCTGGCGGGCCGCGATGTGAAGCGCTACCAGCCGCCGAAGTCGGATAAGTATCTTATACTTTTCCCTGCCGGATTCACGAAAGAGCGAGCCGGAAAAAGTATAAACGAGCAACAGGCGTGGGAGTGGTTGCAAGAGAGTTATACTTCTGTGGCGGAATTTATGGCTCCTTTTGCTGAAAAAGCTGCTGCGCGTTGGGATAAAGGAGAATTCTGGTGGGAGCTCAGAGCTTGTGCTTACTATGATGAGTTTGAGAAGCCTAAAATTTTATATCCTGATATTTCTCTGAAAGGTGATTTTACTATAGATAGGAGTGGAGGCTGGTATATGGCTAACACCTGCTATTTCTTCAATTGCAATGATAAATTTATACTTGCCCTTTTAGCCAGTAAACTTATACTTTATTATTATAAAGAAACCTCAGCATCTGTAAGAGGAGGATATTTGAGGTTTTTCTCACAGTATGTTTCTCAGCTCCCCATCGCCACACCTGACGAAGAAACGAAAGCAAGTATAACGCAGCTGGTCGAGCAGATTTTAAGTATAAAACAAGCCGATCCGGCCGCCGATACGTTGGAGCTGGAGGCGGAGGTGGATGTGCTGGTGTACCGCCTCTATAACCTTACCTACGAGGAAGTGCTGCTGGTGGAGCCCGGCTTTAGCATGCCCCGCGAGGCCTATGAGCTTGCGCCCGGCATGGTAGCCAAGGTATAA
- the mscL gene encoding large conductance mechanosensitive channel protein MscL, whose protein sequence is MGMMKEFKEFAMRGNVMDLAIGIIIGAAFNGLVNSVVKDLIMPLVGKAVGDMDFSNLYLPLSSEVPTGLALEEARTLGAVLAWGNFITVLLNFLILAFIIFMIVKAMNKLKRKKAESPAVPPAATKEEVLLTEMRDALRQIAAK, encoded by the coding sequence ATGGGAATGATGAAAGAATTTAAGGAGTTCGCCATGCGTGGCAACGTTATGGACCTGGCTATCGGTATTATCATTGGCGCTGCCTTCAACGGGTTGGTTAACTCCGTGGTAAAAGACCTGATCATGCCGCTGGTCGGCAAGGCTGTCGGCGACATGGACTTTTCGAACCTTTACCTGCCACTCTCCTCTGAAGTGCCCACCGGCCTTGCCCTGGAGGAAGCCCGAACGCTTGGGGCTGTGTTAGCTTGGGGTAACTTTATCACCGTGCTGCTCAATTTCCTGATCCTGGCGTTCATCATCTTTATGATCGTGAAAGCTATGAACAAGCTGAAGCGCAAGAAAGCCGAATCTCCTGCTGTGCCGCCGGCCGCAACTAAAGAAGAGGTGCTACTAACCGAAATGCGTGATGCCCTCCGCCAGATTGCGGCGAAGTAA
- a CDS encoding DinB family protein — protein sequence MTQDEQLREQLVKLMRGGQAFRTREELLEGITRQEAGRKAEGLPYTIWQLLEHLRFAQHDILDFSRNASYQEPAWPDDYWPAQAAPESQEALEQTMRTLTQDLEELVQLVQNPKTDLYAPFPHGQGQTLLREAMLVAEHNAYHLGQIVLLRKLFGYLE from the coding sequence ATGACACAGGACGAACAACTGCGGGAACAGCTGGTAAAGCTGATGCGCGGCGGACAGGCCTTCCGAACGCGGGAGGAGCTGCTGGAGGGAATCACGCGGCAGGAGGCCGGACGCAAGGCGGAAGGCCTGCCCTATACGATCTGGCAGTTGCTCGAGCACCTGCGCTTTGCCCAGCACGACATACTCGACTTTAGCCGCAACGCCAGCTACCAGGAGCCCGCGTGGCCCGATGACTACTGGCCCGCCCAGGCTGCCCCCGAAAGCCAGGAGGCGCTGGAGCAAACCATGAGAACCCTTACTCAGGATCTGGAGGAGCTGGTACAGCTGGTGCAGAATCCCAAAACCGACCTGTACGCTCCTTTTCCCCACGGACAGGGGCAAACACTGCTGCGGGAGGCTATGCTGGTTGCCGAGCACAACGCTTACCACCTCGGCCAGATCGTGCTGCTGCGCAAGTTGTTCGGATATTTGGAGTAG
- a CDS encoding COX15/CtaA family protein has translation MQTSSYNKAIVYWLLGGALLILAMVVIGGITRLTGSGLSIVEWNLISGTLPPLSEEAWATAFEQYKQFPEYQKLNKGMALEGFKQIFWWEYLHRLLGRVMGVVFILPFLYFLFTRQLTQWLFRRLLVILALGMAQGLMGWLMVKSGLVDNPHVSHFRLAAHLSLALALIGAILWTVADLTAGKRLHRQHPSAGYKRLSLLVLAVILVQIILGAFVAGLKAGFSYNTYPLMEGKFLPTHLQGLSWLEAMENGAAMQFTHRWVAMLVLLAVGLLWQRSRSVELPRVARTLTRTLLLTCLVQVALGIATLLLAVPVSLGVLHQVVAVVLFALAVLLVHRLRYA, from the coding sequence ATGCAGACATCATCCTATAACAAGGCTATTGTATACTGGCTCCTGGGTGGGGCGTTGCTGATCCTGGCCATGGTCGTTATTGGCGGCATTACGCGGCTTACTGGCTCGGGGCTTTCGATCGTGGAGTGGAACCTGATCTCGGGCACCTTGCCACCGCTGAGCGAGGAGGCCTGGGCCACGGCCTTCGAGCAGTACAAGCAGTTTCCGGAGTATCAGAAGCTGAACAAGGGCATGGCGCTGGAGGGTTTCAAGCAGATTTTCTGGTGGGAGTACCTGCACCGGCTGCTCGGCCGTGTGATGGGGGTAGTGTTTATACTTCCGTTCCTGTACTTTCTGTTTACCAGGCAGCTGACCCAATGGCTGTTCCGCCGGCTGCTGGTCATACTTGCACTGGGCATGGCCCAGGGGCTGATGGGCTGGCTGATGGTGAAGAGCGGCCTGGTGGACAACCCGCACGTGAGCCACTTCCGGCTGGCAGCGCACCTGAGCCTAGCGCTGGCCCTGATCGGCGCCATTCTCTGGACGGTGGCCGACCTGACCGCTGGCAAGCGGCTGCACAGGCAACACCCAAGTGCAGGATATAAAAGGCTCTCACTACTTGTGCTGGCGGTAATACTGGTGCAGATCATACTTGGGGCCTTTGTGGCCGGTCTAAAGGCTGGCTTCTCCTATAACACCTACCCGCTGATGGAGGGCAAGTTCTTGCCAACACACCTGCAGGGCCTGAGCTGGCTGGAGGCGATGGAGAATGGCGCGGCGATGCAGTTTACGCACCGCTGGGTGGCCATGCTGGTGCTGCTGGCAGTGGGGCTGCTGTGGCAGCGCTCCCGATCCGTTGAACTGCCCCGGGTTGCCCGTACGCTTACCCGCACGCTGCTGCTTACCTGCCTGGTGCAGGTGGCGCTGGGCATTGCCACGCTGCTGCTGGCCGTGCCGGTGAGCCTGGGGGTACTGCACCAGGTGGTGGCGGTGGTGCTGTTTGCGCTGGCTGTGTTGCTGGTGCACCGGCTGCGGTATGCTTAA
- a CDS encoding creatininase family protein yields MRPYILAETNWKALKEQEVQLAVLPWGATEAHNYHLPYATDVIEADAIAAASAKIAWENGTKVMVLPTIPFGVNTGQADIKLDINLNPSTQLAILDDIVAVLSRQGIKKLLVLNSHGGNDFKPMLRELGLRYPDMFLVSCFWIQAADRKQFFEVPGDHADEMETSLLLHLRPDLVLPLEEAGEGKERKSKVKGIREGWAWAERQWSMVTEDTGVGNPKAATAEKGKAFLEAAARNIAGLLTELAQVDVNERYGE; encoded by the coding sequence ATGAGACCCTACATACTTGCCGAGACAAACTGGAAAGCCCTGAAAGAGCAGGAGGTGCAACTGGCGGTGCTGCCCTGGGGCGCAACCGAGGCACATAATTACCACCTGCCCTACGCCACTGATGTAATAGAGGCCGATGCCATTGCCGCCGCCTCTGCCAAAATTGCCTGGGAAAATGGCACGAAGGTGATGGTGCTGCCCACCATACCGTTTGGCGTAAACACCGGGCAGGCCGACATTAAGCTGGACATTAACCTGAACCCCAGCACGCAGCTGGCCATTCTGGATGACATTGTGGCCGTGTTGAGCCGGCAGGGCATCAAGAAGCTGCTGGTGCTGAACAGCCACGGCGGCAATGATTTTAAGCCGATGCTACGTGAGTTGGGCCTGCGCTACCCGGACATGTTTTTGGTGAGCTGTTTCTGGATACAGGCAGCCGACAGAAAGCAATTCTTCGAAGTACCCGGCGACCACGCCGATGAGATGGAGACCAGCCTGCTGCTGCACCTGCGCCCTGACCTGGTGCTGCCCCTGGAAGAAGCAGGAGAGGGCAAAGAGCGCAAATCGAAGGTAAAGGGGATACGAGAGGGATGGGCTTGGGCCGAGCGGCAATGGTCCATGGTGACGGAGGATACCGGCGTCGGCAATCCAAAGGCTGCCACCGCAGAAAAGGGAAAAGCTTTCCTGGAGGCCGCCGCCCGCAACATTGCCGGACTGCTAACCGAGCTTGCCCAGGTGGATGTGAACGAGCGCTACGGCGAGTAG
- a CDS encoding cold-shock protein, with translation MNRGKVKFFNGEKGFGFIKDENTDQEYFVHVTGLIDEIRENDDVTFELKEGRKGLNAVNVKRA, from the coding sequence ATGAATAGAGGAAAAGTAAAATTCTTTAATGGAGAGAAGGGATTCGGCTTCATTAAAGACGAGAACACAGATCAAGAGTACTTCGTGCACGTTACTGGATTGATCGACGAAATCAGAGAAAATGACGACGTAACATTCGAGTTGAAAGAGGGAAGAAAAGGACTGAACGCGGTTAACGTTAAACGCGCTTAG